The following proteins come from a genomic window of Pirellulaceae bacterium:
- the coaD gene encoding pantetheine-phosphate adenylyltransferase has protein sequence MAENLDTHIGVYTGSFDPITLGHLSVIQRASRLFDRLIIGIGINTEKQPLFSPEERASLMREVLLPYANISVEIFSGLAVRFVRSRGARVMVRGIRPLTDIAGEFTMMMANRQLDSEIETIFLMSDEETSHVSSSLIKQIVPLSDDEMLAKFVPAQIIKPLRAKIPRV, from the coding sequence ATGGCTGAGAATCTCGACACACACATTGGAGTCTACACGGGTTCTTTCGATCCTATTACACTGGGGCACTTGAGCGTCATACAGCGGGCCAGCCGGCTGTTTGATCGGTTAATTATTGGCATCGGGATCAACACCGAGAAGCAGCCTCTGTTTTCTCCAGAGGAACGCGCCAGCTTGATGCGCGAAGTATTGCTACCTTACGCGAATATCAGTGTCGAGATATTCAGCGGTTTGGCGGTGCGTTTTGTACGCAGCCGCGGTGCACGAGTCATGGTGCGAGGTATTCGCCCATTGACGGACATTGCCGGTGAATTCACGATGATGATGGCCAATCGTCAGTTGGACTCCGAGATCGAGACCATCTTCCTGATGTCCGACGAAGAAACTTCGCACGTCTCCAGCTCGCTGATTAAGCAGATCGTGCCGCTGAGCGATGACGAGATGTTAGCCAAGTTCGTGCCAGCTCAAATCATCAAGCCGCTACGCGCCAAGATACCTAGGGTTTAG
- a CDS encoding aminotransferase class V-fold PLP-dependent enzyme: MDASTVRSKLRLEMPVARELAYYDHAAVSPLPQRAGQAIVRFAEQAVGSGDTCWLQWAAGVETTRQAAARLIGADTSEIALLPNTTTSISVIAEGFPWQPGDNVVVPDNEFPSNLLPWLNLARRGVQVRTVAVPAGGQLLPQDIDQCIDQRTRIVALSWIGFASGFRCDLQQIAELVQQRGCLLMLDAIQGLGAFSVDVSHTPIDFLAADGHKWLLGPEGAGMLYVRSRHLDMLQPLGVGWNSLASGTFDPRSRELKATAERYEGGSASMVGMLAFGSSLELLLELDCNAPSSPVAQAILENVDQLVEALRSDDFQVEVPESQQHRSGILGVRWLEAERIGEAHYLRARKYLLTRGIATSVRGGRLRLSTHAYNNSEDCQRLVEALADFRQSQ; the protein is encoded by the coding sequence ATGGATGCCAGCACTGTTCGATCCAAACTACGCCTGGAAATGCCGGTAGCCCGGGAACTGGCCTACTATGACCATGCCGCAGTTTCACCGTTGCCTCAGCGGGCTGGCCAGGCGATAGTCAGGTTTGCCGAACAGGCTGTAGGATCGGGGGATACGTGTTGGCTGCAGTGGGCAGCAGGTGTCGAAACCACCCGTCAGGCTGCTGCCCGTTTAATCGGTGCCGATACCAGTGAAATCGCGCTGCTTCCTAATACGACGACATCGATTAGCGTGATTGCCGAGGGATTTCCGTGGCAGCCTGGCGACAATGTGGTGGTGCCCGACAACGAATTCCCATCGAATCTACTGCCCTGGCTAAATCTGGCGCGTCGCGGCGTCCAGGTGCGGACCGTAGCCGTGCCTGCAGGTGGCCAGCTGCTGCCGCAGGACATAGACCAGTGCATCGACCAGCGGACGCGGATCGTCGCTTTGTCCTGGATCGGTTTCGCCAGTGGATTTCGTTGCGACTTGCAACAAATTGCCGAGCTGGTTCAGCAACGAGGCTGCCTGCTGATGCTGGATGCCATCCAAGGGTTAGGAGCGTTTTCAGTGGACGTCAGCCACACGCCAATCGACTTTCTGGCGGCCGACGGTCACAAGTGGCTGCTTGGTCCAGAGGGTGCCGGCATGTTGTACGTCCGGAGTCGGCATTTGGATATGCTTCAGCCGCTGGGAGTCGGGTGGAATAGCTTGGCAAGCGGAACCTTTGACCCTCGATCGCGTGAACTAAAAGCAACCGCCGAACGTTACGAAGGTGGATCGGCAAGCATGGTCGGCATGTTGGCTTTTGGAAGCAGCTTAGAACTGCTGTTGGAGCTCGACTGCAATGCGCCCAGCAGCCCAGTGGCCCAGGCGATCTTGGAAAACGTCGATCAGCTTGTAGAGGCTCTGCGTTCCGACGACTTCCAGGTCGAAGTGCCTGAATCACAGCAGCATCGCAGCGGCATTCTGGGGGTTCGTTGGTTGGAAGCCGAACGAATTGGCGAAGCACATTACCTGCGCGCGCGCAAGTATCTTTTGACACGCGGCATCGCCACCAGCGTGCGCGGAGGACGACTTCGATTGTCAACTCACGCCTACAACAACTCGGAGGACTGTCAGCGGCTGGTGGAAGCTTTAGCCGATTTTCGCCAGAGCCAATAG
- a CDS encoding flagellar protein FliS: MQHVPEESNPYLYQEVMSASPLRLRWMLIQRAEELCGLVRQLWDGQEQAQGDGWLLRIRDILGELLGGVCDSANPVSRPVADFYVYLIKLITEIESDRDRTKLQTLQELLHLENETWEQVVRNSMLAEGRADIREGNPQGSARRAPIVAPEWGTSELAGGFSLEI, from the coding sequence ATGCAGCATGTCCCAGAGGAATCAAACCCCTATCTTTACCAAGAAGTCATGTCGGCATCGCCGCTACGACTGCGTTGGATGCTGATCCAACGGGCTGAGGAGTTGTGTGGGTTGGTACGACAGTTATGGGACGGCCAAGAGCAGGCTCAAGGCGACGGATGGCTGCTGCGTATTCGAGATATCTTGGGAGAGCTGCTGGGCGGAGTCTGCGATAGCGCTAACCCGGTCAGCCGTCCGGTGGCGGATTTCTACGTTTACCTTATCAAACTCATCACGGAAATTGAATCCGATCGCGATCGGACAAAACTGCAGACGCTGCAGGAGCTGCTGCATTTAGAAAACGAGACTTGGGAACAGGTGGTCCGGAATTCGATGTTGGCCGAGGGTCGGGCCGACATCCGTGAAGGCAATCCTCAAGGCTCAGCCCGTAGAGCGCCGATTGTGGCTCCGGAATGGGGTACCAGCGAGCTGGCTGGCGGCTTTAGCCTTGAGATTTAA
- a CDS encoding GNAT family N-acetyltransferase: protein MAVTYFKRYKMELRLDRNRGQTSLPVGFQLLPWSIRLLSHHADVKYQSFREEIDAHVFPCLGQLEGCRQLMREIAARKDFVPTATWLVCQKSELPNHIQPVGTIQGLRTGQREGAIQNVGVHPEFRDRGLGSVLIDAALRGFRQAGCRSVHLEVTVQNTDAIRLYERLGFRRVETLFKVADVQYA, encoded by the coding sequence GTGGCGGTTACCTACTTCAAACGCTACAAAATGGAGCTGCGGCTGGACCGGAATCGCGGGCAAACCTCGTTGCCAGTCGGCTTTCAGTTGCTGCCCTGGTCGATACGCCTGCTGTCTCACCACGCCGACGTGAAGTACCAGAGCTTTCGGGAAGAAATCGACGCGCATGTCTTCCCGTGCCTGGGACAACTGGAGGGTTGCCGACAGTTGATGCGCGAGATCGCCGCCCGCAAAGACTTTGTGCCCACGGCCACCTGGCTAGTCTGTCAAAAATCTGAGTTGCCCAATCACATTCAGCCCGTGGGTACGATCCAGGGACTACGAACCGGTCAACGCGAAGGCGCCATTCAAAACGTGGGTGTTCATCCCGAATTTCGAGATCGAGGCCTTGGCAGCGTATTGATAGACGCTGCGCTCAGAGGCTTTCGGCAAGCCGGCTGCCGGTCGGTGCATCTGGAGGTCACGGTACAGAATACGGACGCTATTCGGCTCTACGAACGACTGGGATTTCGTAGAGTCGAAACTCTCTTCAAGGTAGCAGACGTACAATACGCCTAG
- a CDS encoding ABC transporter ATP-binding protein: MAESPIGLKVCELYKEFRTAAETLKILTGVQFQMQPGDILSIVGPSGCGKSTLLHILGALDSPTSGHIELEGVNPFALTAAGQAEYRNRSVGFVFQDHHLLPQLTVLENVLLPALAHGRASHAVAQRAHELMAAVGLSERSGHVPSEISGGERQRAAVARALLHRPPLILADEPTGNLDTRSSRSVADVLFDLPKQQGAMLIVVTHSPELAARAARRMRIESGRLIEC, from the coding sequence ATGGCCGAGTCCCCAATTGGATTGAAAGTCTGCGAGCTGTACAAGGAGTTTCGGACCGCCGCCGAGACTCTTAAGATTTTGACCGGAGTACAGTTTCAAATGCAGCCCGGAGACATCCTGTCCATCGTAGGCCCAAGCGGCTGTGGTAAATCGACTTTGCTACACATTCTAGGCGCGTTAGACTCGCCGACATCGGGCCATATCGAATTGGAGGGAGTCAACCCCTTTGCACTGACTGCCGCTGGGCAAGCCGAATATCGCAACCGTAGCGTAGGTTTCGTATTCCAGGACCACCATCTGCTGCCTCAATTGACGGTGCTTGAGAACGTTTTGCTGCCCGCATTAGCGCATGGCCGAGCAAGTCACGCGGTAGCCCAGCGTGCCCACGAATTGATGGCAGCGGTCGGGCTCAGCGAGCGCAGCGGTCATGTCCCTAGTGAAATAAGCGGTGGGGAGCGTCAACGCGCCGCAGTAGCCAGGGCCCTGTTGCATCGTCCGCCGTTGATACTTGCCGATGAGCCTACGGGCAACCTCGACACGCGATCCAGCCGCAGTGTGGCTGATGTGCTGTTTGATTTGCCAAAACAGCAGGGAGCCATGTTAATCGTCGTTACCCACAGCCCCGAATTGGCCGCTCGTGCAGCTCGACGGATGCGAATCGAGTCGGGTCGCTTGATCGAATGTTGA
- a CDS encoding ABC transporter permease, with protein MSSPSRMTVVLRSLAYFRRSHSAVGLGVAVATAVIVGALLVGDSVRNSLRRLVLERLANLEMLLVAHQFVERQTLLNVDPAVVNPHLALAPIVLLSNCSAESKPTLASDQLSTQTAAAVQPTAEQRTTTTLRASRVQLLAIDDRFLELLDAEDRSEFARPPAEDEIYVNASLSRELNVGVGDLITLRLSQTGGVPADNPLGRRDQTSVGLPRQKIIGIISDQSIGGLRLQASQEATLNVFASLSGVQSLLKVGTQVNAALVFSTHPSDHPRPMDVEYADRISDQLRPKLEDLGLQLRRHRRQFPDAARGESSAGPITTLFDYYQLSHKQLIISDQLTRAIIQAVGENQCSPSSAYLANVIGKIEPDSEQEDQYFRNQSLYETSWTRRQRPVGRIEPQPLLPIVSRPVPYSIVMGLPYEGEWNLDQYRAPEIGRMRSVGCWVNSWLAEQLEVKPGDWIQLQFYEPETVDGDLKQSQARLMVAGIVPLTEPDKPYARNRPAAFSTPPTRFNDPDLTPTVDGITDQESIANWDVPFELEYRGLIQPADDRYWENHRLTPKVILPHSVAERLFRSRFGSTTAISIPAGRFPDQAQLVRTIEDGLLEVRQDCGLVFRPIRNEQLRSASGTTPFDALFLSLSSFVIASAVMLIALLFRLGIQQRTSQLGLFLSQGYQPRQLGRMILLEMAIVIGLGCGLGIALGIGYARLILAALTSWWIGAISVNFLEFSFRPTSLWIGTVVGGIVSLLAIAGTTRTMMRIHPLRLLRGDAGQTASVRSESIKPTAWFMAVVCLLAGLLLPTMATNQPGMVRAGYFLGSGVLLLVAGLLFFRQWLSRYANSTPAARPTLLSLAVRTIARNPLRSWLSVGLLAVASFLILSISIFQVSPHQAGSGGFDLIGMSTQPIYENLGSPAARNETIGPAAEPLLGSTILPLRMREGDDASCTNLFQVNQPTILGLSQKLQKLSDLTSQFRFSWAATSQPDSPWTVLQSPASGSQDSPIPVILDQNTAQWSLKQGGNLGAPIELEIEGKRIHMRVVGLLSNSILQGKLIISERNFELLFPKVNGYRFFLVRSSDPSRSQRVAAALESGWSDAGMDVTTSQEVLRRLLGVQNTYISAFQSLGALGLLLGTFGLIAVQIRSVVERRRELAVLQAIGFSNSRIGGLLTLETSILLGAGLLLGGVCSAMAVVPYVIGHETQLSTLSPLLMLLAVLACGFATATIAVRRALQWPVLESLRSE; from the coding sequence GTGTCGTCACCTAGCCGAATGACCGTTGTCCTACGTTCTTTGGCCTATTTCCGCCGATCCCATTCGGCGGTCGGCCTGGGAGTCGCTGTAGCGACCGCGGTGATTGTCGGCGCTCTGTTGGTGGGGGACAGCGTCCGCAACAGTCTGCGCCGGCTGGTTCTGGAACGACTGGCCAATCTGGAAATGCTGCTCGTCGCCCATCAGTTTGTGGAGCGTCAAACGCTATTGAACGTCGATCCCGCAGTCGTCAATCCACATCTGGCGTTAGCCCCCATCGTGCTACTGAGCAATTGCTCGGCGGAATCAAAGCCCACCCTAGCCAGCGACCAGCTATCGACTCAGACAGCAGCGGCGGTTCAACCCACGGCCGAGCAACGCACGACCACGACGCTCCGCGCGTCGCGAGTGCAATTGTTGGCAATTGACGATCGTTTCTTAGAACTTCTGGATGCTGAAGACCGATCCGAGTTCGCTCGTCCGCCTGCGGAAGATGAAATCTACGTCAACGCGTCGTTGTCACGAGAGTTGAACGTTGGCGTTGGTGACTTGATTACACTACGACTCAGTCAGACCGGTGGTGTGCCCGCAGACAACCCGCTTGGGCGCCGAGATCAAACGTCAGTCGGCCTACCAAGGCAGAAAATCATTGGCATCATCAGTGACCAGTCGATCGGTGGGCTGCGTTTGCAAGCCAGCCAAGAAGCAACATTAAACGTCTTTGCTTCGCTGTCCGGAGTGCAAAGTCTGTTGAAGGTGGGGACTCAAGTCAATGCTGCATTGGTTTTCTCCACTCACCCCAGTGATCATCCACGGCCGATGGATGTCGAGTACGCTGATCGAATCAGCGACCAACTGCGCCCCAAGCTAGAAGACCTGGGCTTACAACTTCGCCGCCATCGACGGCAGTTCCCAGATGCTGCACGTGGGGAATCTTCCGCAGGTCCGATCACGACGCTGTTCGACTATTATCAATTATCTCATAAGCAACTTATCATCAGCGACCAACTCACACGCGCCATCATTCAGGCTGTGGGTGAAAACCAATGCTCGCCGTCGTCGGCTTATCTGGCGAATGTGATCGGCAAGATTGAACCCGATTCTGAGCAAGAAGATCAGTACTTTCGCAATCAATCACTTTACGAAACAAGTTGGACACGTCGGCAAAGGCCGGTGGGTCGCATCGAGCCGCAACCACTGCTACCAATCGTGAGTCGACCCGTTCCCTATTCCATCGTGATGGGGTTGCCCTATGAGGGAGAGTGGAATCTAGATCAATATCGTGCACCAGAAATCGGGCGCATGCGCTCCGTTGGTTGTTGGGTCAATTCGTGGTTAGCCGAGCAGTTGGAAGTCAAACCTGGTGACTGGATTCAGTTGCAGTTCTACGAGCCAGAAACTGTCGACGGTGACCTGAAGCAGTCTCAAGCACGACTGATGGTCGCTGGCATTGTACCGCTGACAGAGCCTGACAAACCCTACGCCCGAAATCGCCCGGCAGCTTTTTCCACTCCTCCGACGCGTTTTAATGATCCCGATCTAACACCTACCGTCGATGGCATCACCGATCAAGAATCCATCGCCAACTGGGATGTTCCGTTTGAGTTGGAGTACCGTGGCTTAATTCAACCAGCTGATGATCGCTATTGGGAAAATCATCGACTGACCCCCAAGGTCATCTTGCCACACTCTGTAGCCGAACGACTGTTTCGTAGCCGGTTTGGATCGACGACCGCGATTTCGATTCCCGCTGGCCGTTTCCCGGATCAGGCACAGTTGGTTCGCACGATCGAAGACGGACTACTAGAGGTGCGACAAGACTGCGGGTTAGTTTTTCGCCCCATTCGCAATGAACAGTTACGATCGGCATCGGGAACCACTCCGTTCGACGCACTGTTCCTGTCGCTCAGTAGTTTCGTCATTGCCTCGGCGGTGATGTTGATCGCGCTGTTGTTCCGACTGGGCATTCAGCAGCGCACTTCCCAACTGGGGTTATTCCTGTCGCAAGGCTATCAACCACGGCAGCTAGGTCGCATGATTCTCTTGGAAATGGCGATCGTCATTGGATTGGGCTGCGGACTTGGCATTGCACTTGGAATTGGTTACGCAAGATTAATTCTGGCTGCGCTGACAAGTTGGTGGATTGGTGCGATATCCGTCAATTTCTTGGAGTTTAGTTTTCGTCCCACTAGCCTTTGGATTGGCACAGTTGTGGGTGGTATCGTTAGCCTGCTGGCCATAGCCGGAACCACGCGAACCATGATGCGCATCCACCCTTTACGACTGCTGCGTGGCGACGCAGGACAAACAGCTTCGGTGCGAAGCGAGTCAATCAAGCCAACTGCTTGGTTCATGGCTGTGGTTTGTCTGCTAGCCGGGCTGCTATTGCCGACGATGGCAACAAACCAACCGGGCATGGTGCGTGCTGGGTATTTTTTGGGTAGCGGAGTGCTGTTGTTGGTGGCAGGGCTTCTATTCTTCCGTCAATGGCTGAGTCGATATGCGAACTCTACTCCAGCCGCTCGCCCCACTCTTTTATCGTTGGCGGTGCGCACTATCGCCCGCAACCCATTGCGCAGTTGGTTAAGTGTTGGCCTGCTGGCTGTAGCCAGTTTTCTAATACTGTCGATCAGCATCTTTCAAGTCAGCCCACATCAAGCGGGCAGTGGCGGTTTCGATCTGATTGGCATGAGCACTCAGCCAATTTACGAAAACCTGGGATCTCCAGCGGCACGAAACGAAACTATTGGGCCTGCCGCCGAGCCGCTTTTGGGTAGCACAATCTTACCGCTGCGCATGCGGGAAGGAGATGACGCCAGTTGCACAAACCTCTTTCAAGTCAACCAGCCTACCATTTTGGGGCTCTCTCAAAAGCTGCAAAAGCTCAGCGATTTGACTTCACAATTTCGATTTTCGTGGGCAGCCACGTCGCAGCCTGATTCACCGTGGACTGTACTTCAGTCGCCGGCCAGCGGTTCACAGGACAGCCCAATTCCCGTTATTTTAGATCAGAACACTGCACAGTGGAGTCTGAAGCAAGGCGGAAACTTGGGCGCCCCCATCGAATTGGAAATCGAAGGCAAGCGGATTCACATGCGCGTCGTAGGACTGTTATCCAACAGCATTTTGCAAGGCAAACTGATCATCTCGGAACGCAATTTCGAGCTGCTGTTTCCGAAAGTCAATGGCTATCGATTTTTCCTGGTACGCAGTTCTGACCCCAGCCGCTCCCAGCGAGTCGCGGCGGCGCTGGAGAGCGGTTGGAGTGATGCCGGCATGGATGTCACCACCAGCCAGGAGGTCTTGCGTCGCTTGCTCGGCGTTCAGAACACTTATATTTCCGCCTTCCAGTCATTAGGCGCTTTGGGTCTGCTATTAGGAACATTCGGCCTCATCGCAGTGCAAATACGTAGCGTTGTCGAACGTCGGCGCGAGTTAGCGGTACTGCAAGCTATCGGCTTTTCCAATAGTCGCATCGGAGGATTGTTGACTTTGGAAACTAGTATTTTGCTTGGCGCTGGACTACTGCTGGGTGGTGTATGTTCTGCAATGGCAGTCGTGCCCTACGTCATCGGTCATGAAACACAGTTAAGCACGCTGTCACCGCTGCTCATGTTGCTAGCCGTTCTAGCCTGCGGATTTGCCACCGCCACCATCGCCGTTCGGCGCGCCCTGCAGTGGCCTGTTCTTGAAAGTTTGCGGAGTGAGTAG
- a CDS encoding MotA/TolQ/ExbB proton channel family protein, which translates to MRYRAMFQGAIVLSASALLGRSSAQAQVPDDLNAVSNSATTPATDGFWDIVFSGGWTGTIIVLTLLALSMVTAYLIFDQMMILRRREVLPPGIADQIRTLLSQGRATEADQLCRQHPSPLTFVLTNGLSELDFGWQAMEKSMEDAVAEQAAKMYRKIEYLAVIGNLAPMCGLLGTVTGMIFAFQQVAISQGTAGAAELAEGIYSALVTTVAGLVVAIPAMAAFAIFRNRIDQLIAEIAFIAQHVFTPVRRRVSLPVQRSTPPAPPRS; encoded by the coding sequence ATGCGCTACCGCGCGATGTTCCAAGGGGCGATAGTGCTATCGGCTAGTGCACTCTTGGGACGGTCATCGGCTCAGGCTCAGGTGCCCGATGATCTGAATGCCGTCAGCAACTCGGCAACAACTCCTGCCACTGACGGATTCTGGGATATCGTTTTCAGCGGTGGTTGGACAGGGACGATCATCGTGCTCACGCTGCTGGCCCTGTCGATGGTTACCGCCTATTTGATTTTTGATCAGATGATGATCCTGCGGCGACGGGAGGTCCTGCCACCTGGAATCGCTGATCAGATTCGCACGCTCCTGTCACAAGGTCGCGCGACCGAAGCTGACCAACTGTGTCGCCAACATCCCAGCCCACTAACTTTTGTTCTGACTAACGGCTTGTCAGAATTGGATTTTGGCTGGCAAGCCATGGAAAAGTCGATGGAGGATGCCGTGGCCGAGCAGGCCGCCAAGATGTATCGCAAGATTGAGTATCTAGCGGTTATTGGCAACTTGGCACCGATGTGCGGACTGCTGGGTACCGTAACGGGGATGATCTTCGCGTTCCAGCAGGTCGCCATCAGTCAAGGCACTGCGGGTGCGGCAGAATTGGCCGAAGGCATCTACTCGGCGTTGGTCACCACGGTGGCCGGACTGGTCGTGGCCATACCCGCGATGGCTGCCTTTGCCATTTTTCGCAATCGCATCGACCAGTTAATCGCTGAAATCGCGTTTATTGCTCAGCATGTTTTCACGCCCGTGCGCCGTCGCGTCTCATTGCCAGTCCAGCGTTCAACGCCGCCCGCGCCACCTCGGTCGTAA
- a CDS encoding biopolymer transporter ExbD — protein MTPMIDVVFLLIIFFLVSSHLAKQENSITLALPTAASGMQDLARRDTVTINILTDGSWLLGGAPIDALTLETAIGRRMADSLQPLQLRIRTDQSVPYHRLEPILAVAARLGISDIVFSVYREGQR, from the coding sequence ATGACCCCCATGATTGATGTGGTGTTTCTGCTGATTATCTTTTTTTTGGTCTCCAGTCATTTGGCCAAGCAAGAGAACTCGATTACTTTGGCACTGCCCACAGCCGCCAGTGGAATGCAAGATTTAGCGCGACGCGATACTGTCACCATCAACATTCTTACAGATGGTTCGTGGCTGTTGGGAGGAGCGCCAATCGACGCCCTGACTTTGGAGACAGCAATCGGACGTCGGATGGCCGATAGCCTCCAACCGTTGCAACTGCGGATTCGCACCGATCAATCCGTGCCATATCATCGACTGGAACCGATCTTGGCGGTCGCTGCTCGACTGGGTATCAGCGACATTGTGTTTTCCGTGTACCGCGAGGGTCAGCGATGA
- a CDS encoding biopolymer transporter ExbD: protein MKTSYSLSNGKPVRSRRPVEIAMTPMIDVIFLLLIFFLATSSFRLVEQLLPSGISQMQSTGGPDSMPPPDVPPEAVHQVVVKLDWQLEALTVSLNGQRLREFADLRSHFLQIAQVQVAVPVVIDPSPDTPAQVVVEAYDWARTAGLPQVYLAIRSTKP from the coding sequence ATGAAAACCAGTTACAGCCTGAGCAACGGCAAACCCGTGCGCTCGCGTCGTCCTGTGGAGATCGCAATGACTCCAATGATTGACGTCATCTTCTTGCTACTGATTTTCTTCCTCGCCACCAGTAGCTTTCGGCTAGTCGAGCAATTGCTGCCTAGTGGCATCTCCCAAATGCAGTCCACTGGGGGACCAGATTCGATGCCACCTCCAGACGTTCCACCGGAAGCCGTCCATCAAGTCGTCGTCAAGCTGGATTGGCAACTGGAGGCGTTGACAGTGTCGCTCAATGGACAAAGGCTACGTGAGTTCGCTGACCTGCGCAGTCATTTTCTACAGATTGCTCAGGTTCAAGTGGCTGTGCCAGTGGTGATCGACCCCAGCCCGGATACTCCGGCACAGGTGGTGGTTGAAGCTTACGACTGGGCGCGCACCGCAGGCCTACCGCAAGTCTATTTGGCGATTCGTTCGACCAAACCCTGA
- a CDS encoding AAA family ATPase encodes MKWQQLLGHLQQYQWFRQAHVGQRLATSFLFVGPDGIGKRTFARLLAKSLLCQRTAHDELDFCGSCESCVQVEASTHPDLIELAKPEDKSELPVRLLIGEPESRMREGLIYDMSLRPFSGRRKIAIVDDADWLNEEGANALLKTLEEPPTDSVLILISQSLQRQLPTIRSRCQAVLFRPLPEEQLARLLLEASLVSDSQEAAHIAAASDGSLSIARQLCDADFRQYRAELYEQLLCRPLAMAALAKSCTEMVDAAGKEARQKRDRLKQILYFAGQLYRGLVRSHFQAGKVAQSMIAGDVLVADSVHRAVSTWTGGVAAALSCWQLCCRMIEQVDRNANQATLIQYWSAEIARHSGC; translated from the coding sequence ATGAAGTGGCAGCAGCTCCTGGGACACCTGCAACAATATCAGTGGTTTCGACAAGCTCACGTTGGTCAACGGTTGGCTACCAGTTTCTTGTTCGTCGGTCCGGATGGAATTGGCAAACGCACCTTCGCCCGGCTGTTGGCCAAAAGTCTGCTTTGCCAGCGCACCGCCCACGACGAACTAGACTTTTGTGGCAGCTGCGAGTCGTGTGTCCAAGTCGAGGCTAGTACCCACCCTGACCTAATCGAACTGGCCAAGCCGGAAGATAAATCTGAGTTACCGGTAAGACTGTTAATAGGCGAGCCGGAAAGTCGCATGCGTGAGGGCTTGATATACGATATGAGCCTGCGCCCTTTCAGCGGTCGCCGCAAAATCGCAATTGTGGACGACGCCGACTGGTTGAACGAAGAGGGCGCTAATGCACTGCTCAAAACATTGGAAGAGCCTCCGACCGACTCTGTCTTGATCCTTATCAGCCAAAGTCTGCAGCGCCAGTTGCCAACCATTCGCTCACGTTGCCAAGCCGTATTGTTTCGGCCGCTGCCTGAGGAACAACTTGCTCGATTGTTGCTTGAGGCGTCCCTGGTTAGTGACTCACAAGAGGCGGCACACATTGCGGCAGCCAGCGACGGCAGCCTTTCGATAGCTCGCCAGTTGTGCGATGCCGACTTTCGTCAGTACCGCGCCGAATTGTACGAACAGTTGCTTTGCCGTCCATTGGCCATGGCAGCGCTGGCCAAGTCGTGTACTGAGATGGTCGATGCTGCTGGGAAAGAGGCTCGACAAAAGCGTGATCGACTCAAACAGATTCTGTACTTTGCGGGCCAGCTCTATCGTGGTCTGGTGCGGAGTCACTTCCAAGCCGGCAAGGTAGCACAGTCGATGATTGCCGGGGACGTGCTAGTCGCCGACTCGGTACACCGGGCGGTGTCCACATGGACTGGTGGAGTCGCTGCGGCACTGAGCTGCTGGCAATTGTGCTGTCGGATGATTGAACAGGTGGACCGAAATGCCAACCAAGCCACGCTCATCCAGTACTGGTCAGCCGAAATAGCTCGACACAGCGGGTGTTAG